CGTCACTATCGCCCGCCTCGCCCCAGAGCGGCAGCCGGCTAGGTCCCGGGCAGCCGCCAGTCCCGCAGGACGTCCGCCGCCGGCCCGGACCTTTCCATGTCGCCCTTCTGCTGAGCCCGCTCCAGGTCGTGGTAGACATGGGCGATCTGGTCGATGCCCGGATCGACTTTACCCTCGGCGAACTTCCTGGCCGCCTTCCTGATCTTCTCCCGGGCCTTGCCCGCGACCTCGGGGTTGATCCCGCCCATCGCCTGCTGGGACATCAGCGCCTGGTCGAACTCCGACAGCCACTTGCCCCACCCGCCCCTCGGGATCGCGTCGCCCAGGGTGGCCTTGGGAGCGGCCGTCTCCTGCAGGGAGGTCGGCTCGGGCACCAGGGTGGCCACGAGGCCGGGCGACAGGTCGGAGGTGGGCGTCTCGATGGGCGTCTCGGTCTCGGTGGGCGGCGTGAACGTGGAGGGCGCGACAGTCGGGGTGGGCACGGCGACCGGCTCCTCCTTCCGCGAGCCCGCCCAGATCACCATGACCACGGTGACCACCGCGATGATCGCCACGGCGGCGCCGAGCTGGAGGAGGAGCTTGCGGTTGGAGCCTGGCCCGGGTTCGAGCTCGCCCGCCTGGTAGACGGCGGTGTCACCGGCCCGAGGCCCGCCGCTCTGCCCCACGGTCTGGAAGACCTCGGTGGCCCCCTGCTCGTTCGGCGGCAGGCCGCCGTCGCGCAGGGAGGCGCCGGTCACGGGCATGGCCGGTGCGGCCGGGTGGGCGCGGGGCCGGGCGATGCCCGCCAGGGCGCGCCTGATCGCCTCGCCGCTGGCGGGCCGCTTGGCGGGCTCCTCGGCGATCATGGCCAGCACGAGCCGGTCCAGCTCCGCCGGCACCTCGGCCCTGAACGCACTGGGCGGCGCGGGCTCAGCCTCGCCCCCGCCGGAACCGGGCCCGCCGTCATCGTCGGCCGCGTCACCGAAGGGCGGACGGCCACAGAGCAGCTCGTAGCAGACACATCCGAGGGCGTACAGGTCGCCGGAAGCCGTGGCCTCCTGCCCCGCGACCCGCTCGGGCGCCACGTACCGGCTGGACGGCGGCACCCGGTCGTCCATCCCGAACCCGACGACCTTGAGCACCCCGCTCCCGGCCGACCGGAAGCTGTCCGGGCCGACCTGGCCGTGCACGACCCCCGCCCGGTGCGCGGCGTCGAGCCCGGCGGCCGCCTGCCCGATCAGGTCGCACACCTCGACGATCCCCAGGGGACCCCGCGCGGCCAGCTCCTCGCCCAGGCTGAGCCCCGTGAGGAACTCCATCACCAGGAACGGCGCGCCCTCGTGCTCGCCGACGTCCAGCACCATGGCCACGTTCGGGTGGATCACCCTGGCCACGGCCTGGGCGTGCTGCCTGAGCACCTCACGCGTGGCGGCCCCCGCCACCCTGGCGCCGAGCACCTTCACGGCCACGACCCAGTCGGCCCGCGTGTCGTACCCCCGCCACACTTCGCCCATCGGCCCGCTGCCGATGCGCTCGTCAAGCCGGTAACGATCAGCGACCAAGGACGGCGCGCGCTCCGTCGAGTCGGACATATCCCCGCCAATTACTCGAACATCAGGATTTTCGACCAACCATAGGGCCCCACGGCCCCCGCCGCCCCCTCATCCGTCCGCATCACGGCTCGACATAACGAATTTCGTTATTTACGATTATCGTTATGACAACACGATGGCTGATCCGACTCGAGATCCTGCTGAGCATCGGGCTCGTCCTGGGCTGCCTGGCCGCCCTGGCCGGCCTCGCCATGACCGCCGGGATGGCCTTCTTCGGCACGCCGGTGGGGGTGGGCATCCCGCTGCGCCTGTTCGACGTGCCGGTCGAGGGAATGGCGGCGGCCGGCGCCACAGTCGGCGACGCGACCGCCGAGGTGGTGGTCCGCCCGGAGGGCGCCGCACCGCTCGCCGCCCTGCTCTACCTGCTGCTGTGGGGTCCCGGCACGGCGACGTGGCTGCTCTGTCTGCTCACGCTCGTACGCGCGCTGCACAGGGCGAGGTCGGGCGACCGGGCGCTGTTCTCCGCCGTCACGGCCGGGCATCTGCGCCGGCTGGGCTGGATCCTGATCGCGGGTTCGGCCGTGTCGGCCGTGCTCGGGATGATCGCGGAGGCCATACTCTCCTCCATGCTGCTGACCGAGAGCCACCCCTTCTACCTGCCGTCGAGCGCGCTGCTCGGGAGCGTCGTGGCCGGGTTCGCCGCTCTGGGCGTGTCGGAGATCGTACGGCGGGGTCTGACCCTGCTCGAAGAGGTCGAGGCCACCATCTGATGGGTGAGCGCGTCATCAGGGTCCGGCTCGACGAGCTGCTTCAGGAGCGGGGCATGACGCTCACCGAGCTGTCGCACCGCGTGGAGATCACCGTGGTCAACCTGTCGATCCTGAAGAACGGCCACGCCAAGGCGATCCGGTTCTCCACGCTGAGCCGTCTGTGCGACGCGCTCGACTGCCAGCCGGGCGACCTGCTCACGTACGAGCAGTCAGGCGAGTGAGCAGGCCGCCCGGCGGCGATCAGGCCGCCGCGGGCTGCGCGGCCCCCGAAGGAGCGCTGTCGAGCGGCGAGGGCGGCGCGTTGAAGACGGCCTCGTCCAGGCGGCCCTCCGAGCGGGCCACCAGGACGGGCACCACCATCTGCCCGGTGACGTTGGTGGCGGTGCGGATCATGTCCAGGATCGGGTCGATGGCCAGGAGCAGGCCGACGCCCTCCAGGGGCAGCCCGAGCGTGCTGAGCGTGAGCGTCAGCATGACGATCGCGCCCGTCAGACCGGCCGTGGCGGCCGCGCCGACCACCGACACGAACGCGATCAGCAGGTAGTCGCCCACCCCGAGGTGGACGCCGAACACCTGGGCCACGAAGATCGCGGCCAGCGCCGGGTAGACGGAGGCGCACCCGTCCATCTTGGTGGTGGCGCCGAACGGCACGGCGAAGGAGGCGTAGTCGCGGTCCACGCCGTTGCGCTCGATGGTGACCCGCTGCGTCAGCGGCAGGGTGCCGACCGAGGAGCGGGAGACGAACGCCAGCTCGATCGCGGGCCAGGCGTTGCGGAAGAACTGGACGGGGTTGACCTTGCCCCACACCGCCAGCAGCGTCGGGTAGACGGCCAGCAGCACGATGAGGCAGCCGGCGTACACACCGAGGCTGAGCTTGGCCAGCGGCGCCAGCAGCTCCCACCCGTACGTGGACACGGCCTTGCCGATCAGGCCCGCCGTGCCGATGGGGGCGAGGCGGATGACCCACCACAACGCCTTCTGGACCAGCTCCAGGACGGAACGGGAGAGGTTCAGGAACGGCTCGGCCTTGTCACCGATCGCCAGGGCCGCCGCGCCGAGCACGATGCCCAGGAAGACGATCTGGAGGACGTTCACCTCGGTGAAGGACGTGACGATGTTCGTGGGGAGGATGCCGGTGACGAAGTCGAGCCAGGTGCCCGCGCCCTCGGTGTCCACGGCCTTGGCCGCGCCGGTGTCGAGGGTGACGCCCTGGCCGGGGTTGATCACCAGGCCGAGCCCGATCGCGAACGCCACGGAGACGAACGCGGTGATGAGGAACCACATCAGCGTCTTGGTCGCGAGCCTGGCCGCGCCGTTGACGTTGCGCAGGTTGGCCACGCTGACCAGCACGGCGGTGAAGACGAGGGGCGGGACGGCCAGCTTGAGCAGCTGGACGAAGATCTGACCGGCCTTGGTCAGCGTCTCGGCGAGCCAGGCCACGTCCCAGATCTTGGCGACGAAGCCCAGCGCGATGCCGG
This genomic interval from Nonomuraea helvata contains the following:
- a CDS encoding serine/threonine-protein kinase, with the protein product MSDSTERAPSLVADRYRLDERIGSGPMGEVWRGYDTRADWVVAVKVLGARVAGAATREVLRQHAQAVARVIHPNVAMVLDVGEHEGAPFLVMEFLTGLSLGEELAARGPLGIVEVCDLIGQAAAGLDAAHRAGVVHGQVGPDSFRSAGSGVLKVVGFGMDDRVPPSSRYVAPERVAGQEATASGDLYALGCVCYELLCGRPPFGDAADDDGGPGSGGGEAEPAPPSAFRAEVPAELDRLVLAMIAEEPAKRPASGEAIRRALAGIARPRAHPAAPAMPVTGASLRDGGLPPNEQGATEVFQTVGQSGGPRAGDTAVYQAGELEPGPGSNRKLLLQLGAAVAIIAVVTVVMVIWAGSRKEEPVAVPTPTVAPSTFTPPTETETPIETPTSDLSPGLVATLVPEPTSLQETAAPKATLGDAIPRGGWGKWLSEFDQALMSQQAMGGINPEVAGKAREKIRKAARKFAEGKVDPGIDQIAHVYHDLERAQQKGDMERSGPAADVLRDWRLPGT
- a CDS encoding DUF2975 domain-containing protein yields the protein MTTRWLIRLEILLSIGLVLGCLAALAGLAMTAGMAFFGTPVGVGIPLRLFDVPVEGMAAAGATVGDATAEVVVRPEGAAPLAALLYLLLWGPGTATWLLCLLTLVRALHRARSGDRALFSAVTAGHLRRLGWILIAGSAVSAVLGMIAEAILSSMLLTESHPFYLPSSALLGSVVAGFAALGVSEIVRRGLTLLEEVEATI
- a CDS encoding helix-turn-helix transcriptional regulator, with product MGERVIRVRLDELLQERGMTLTELSHRVEITVVNLSILKNGHAKAIRFSTLSRLCDALDCQPGDLLTYEQSGE
- a CDS encoding dicarboxylate/amino acid:cation symporter, translating into MKRFSFSLQLLVGLVAGIALGFVAKIWDVAWLAETLTKAGQIFVQLLKLAVPPLVFTAVLVSVANLRNVNGAARLATKTLMWFLITAFVSVAFAIGLGLVINPGQGVTLDTGAAKAVDTEGAGTWLDFVTGILPTNIVTSFTEVNVLQIVFLGIVLGAAALAIGDKAEPFLNLSRSVLELVQKALWWVIRLAPIGTAGLIGKAVSTYGWELLAPLAKLSLGVYAGCLIVLLAVYPTLLAVWGKVNPVQFFRNAWPAIELAFVSRSSVGTLPLTQRVTIERNGVDRDYASFAVPFGATTKMDGCASVYPALAAIFVAQVFGVHLGVGDYLLIAFVSVVGAAATAGLTGAIVMLTLTLSTLGLPLEGVGLLLAIDPILDMIRTATNVTGQMVVPVLVARSEGRLDEAVFNAPPSPLDSAPSGAAQPAAA